A part of Rhodamnia argentea isolate NSW1041297 chromosome 8, ASM2092103v1, whole genome shotgun sequence genomic DNA contains:
- the LOC115738204 gene encoding protein transport protein Sec61 subunit beta: MARGSSQSQTSSSAGSRPGVMAPRGSAAATAGMRRRRLGGGGGGGGGAAAGSGGGLGGGSGAGSNMLRFYTDDAPGLKISPTVVLVMSLCFIGFVTALHVFGKLYRYKSGPGA; encoded by the coding sequence ATGGCTAGAGGCTCGTCCCAGTCCCAAACCTCGTCCTCCGCCGGCTCCCGCCCGGGCGTGATGGCCCCCCGCGGCTCCGCCGCCGCGACTGCCGGCATGCGCCGCCGGAGGCtcgggggaggaggaggaggaggcggaggtgCTGCGGCCGGCTCCGGAGGCGGCctcggcggcggcagcggcgcaGGGAGCAACATGCTGAGGTTCTACACCGACGACGCTCCCGGGCTCAAGATCTCGCCGACGGTGGTGCTCGTCATGAGCCTCTGCTTCATCGGATTCGTCACCGCCCTCCACGTCTTCGGCAAGCTCTACCGCTACAAATCCGGCCCCGGCGCCTGA
- the LOC115738200 gene encoding MLO-like protein 6 has translation MAGATGGRSLEQTPTWAVAVVCFVLVLVSIIIEYIIHIIGQWLKKKHKRALYEALEKVKSELMLLGFISLLLTVGQGPISNICISKKVGATWHPCSKSQEQGKSKYGESSHYESDGRRLLGLSDSHGGGRRVLAAATYDKCAAKGQVPFVSADGIHQLHIFIFILAVFHVLYCILTMALGRAKMSSWKAWEKETRTAEYQFSHDPERFRFARETSFGRRHLSFWTKNPVLIWIVCFFRQFVRSVPKVDYLTLRHGFIMAHLAPQSHVNFDFQKYINRSLEEDFKVVVGISPPIWFFAVLFLLFNTHGWFSYLWLPFIPLIIILLVGTKLQVVITKMGLQIQERGEVVKGVPVVEPGDDLFWFNRPRLILYLINFVLFQNAFQLAFFAWTWYEFGLKSCFHEHTEDIIIRITMGVLIQILCSYVTLPLYALVTQMGSTMKPTIFNERVATALRNWHHTARKHIKQNKGSMTPMPSRPTTPSHHMSPVHLLRHYRSEIDSIHMSPRRSNFDSDHLDSESTSTHLHQSDGSSLYHNPNTEHGTVDLERAVQLASIPQPTTRVQHEIDNVPKDFSFERQSGNS, from the exons atggCGGGAGCCACTGGAGGGAGATCGCTGGAACAGACGCCGACGTGGGCGGTCGCCGTGGTCTGCTTCGTCCTCGTCCTGGTCTCCATCATCATCGAGTACATCATCCACATCATCGGGCAG tggttgaagaagaagcacaAGAGGGCTCTTTACGAGGCACTCGAGAAAGTCAAATCAG AGCTTATGCTTCTGGGGTTCATATCGTTGCTGCTCACGGTGGGGCAAGGTCCGATATCGAACATATGCATATCCAAGAAAGTGGGGGCCACGTGGCATCCATGCAGCAAGTCCCAAGAGCAAGGGAAGAGCAAGTACGGGGAGTCGTCCCATTACGAATCCGACGGCCGTAGACTGCTCGGCCTCTCGGACTCCCACGGAGGCGGGCGCCGAGTTCTGGCGGCCGCCACCTACGACAAATGCGCGGCCAAG GGCCAAGTGCCGTTCGTGTCGGCGGACGGGATCCACCAGCTccacatcttcatcttcatcttggCTGTTTTCCACGTCCTCTACTGTATTCTCACCATGGCTCTTGGCCGAGCCAAG ATGAGCAGCTGGAAAGCTTGGGAGAAGGAAACCAGGACCGCCGAGTACCAATTCTCACATG ATCCGGAGAGGTTCAGGTTCGCGAGGGAGACGTCGTTCGGGCGAAGGCACCTCAGCTTCTGGACCAAAAACCCCGTCCTCATCTGGATC GTTTGTTTCTTCAGACAATTCGTTAGGTCTGTTCCAAAAGTAGATTACTTGACTTTGAGACACGGCTTTATCATG GCACATTTGGCTCCTCAAAGCCACGTAAATTTCGATTTCCAGAAATACATCAATAGATCCCTGGAAGAGGACTTTAAGGTTGTCGTAGGGATCAG TCCTCCGATATGGTTTTTCGCGGTTCTGTTCCTGCTCTTCAATACCCACG GGTGGTTTTCTTATCTGTGGCTCCCATTCATCCCACTGATT ATCATACTTCTGGTCGGGACGAAGCTGCAGGTGGTCATAACCAAAATGGGGCTCCAGATTCAAGAGAGAGGGGAGGTTGTGAAGGGCGTGCCGGTCGTCGAACCCGGCGACGACCTCTTCTGGTTCAACCGGCCCCGCCTTATCCTCTATCTCATCAATTTCGTTCTCTTTCAG AATGCTTTTCAGCTTGCCTTCTTTGCCTGGACTTGG TATGAATTTGGACTGAAATCTTGCTTTCATGAGCACACAGAAGATATAATAATCAGAATCACAATGGG GGTCCTCATTCAGATTCTGTGCAGCTATGTCACTCTTCCTCTCTATGCTCTCGTGACGCAG ATGGGGTCGACGATGAAACCGACCATATTCAATGAGAGAGTGGCCACAGCCTTGCGGAATTGGCATCACACGGCAAGGAAGCACATCAAACAGAACAAAGGCTCCATGACGCCCATGCCCAGCAGGCCGACCACGCCTTCGCATCATATGTCCCCCGTGCACCTCTTGCGCCACTACCGCAGTGAGATCGACAGCATCCACATGTCCCCAAGGCGATCCAATTTTGACTCTGATCATCTGGACAGCGAATCTACCTCGACCCACCTCCACCAGAGCGACGGCTCATCATTGTACCATAATCCCAACACAGAACATGGCACGGTCGACCTCGAGAGAGCGGTCCAATTGGCTTCCATTCCTCAGCCAACGACGCGGGTTCAGCACGAGATAGACAACGTCCCGAAAGACTTTTCGTTCGAGAGACAAAGCGGGAATAGTTGA